In one Zobellia galactanivorans genomic region, the following are encoded:
- a CDS encoding peroxiredoxin-like family protein: MIKPKTEVPKIELPLINDTQWNLAAQKSESFTVLVFYRGLHCPVCKNYLEELAKRLKDFTDRGAHVVAISSDSEARAKKSGKEWNVPELPIAYGLSIEEARKWGLFVSKGIKDSEPDAFSEPGVFLVRPDHTLYASAVQTMPFARPDWDDILNAIDYIEKNDYPARGGE, from the coding sequence ATGATTAAACCTAAAACGGAAGTACCCAAGATAGAACTCCCCCTTATAAATGATACGCAATGGAACTTGGCCGCCCAGAAAAGCGAGTCTTTTACAGTGTTGGTCTTTTACAGGGGGCTACACTGCCCGGTATGCAAGAATTATTTGGAGGAATTGGCAAAGAGATTAAAAGACTTCACCGATAGGGGCGCCCATGTGGTGGCCATCAGTAGTGATAGTGAAGCGCGTGCAAAAAAATCGGGAAAGGAATGGAACGTTCCCGAGTTGCCCATAGCTTACGGATTATCTATTGAGGAAGCGCGGAAATGGGGACTATTCGTTTCCAAGGGAATAAAGGATTCCGAACCCGATGCGTTTTCCGAACCTGGGGTATTTCTCGTGCGGCCCGACCATACCTTGTATGCCAGTGCCGTCCAGACAATGCCCTTTGCACGGCCCGATTGGGACGATATACTCAATGCCATCGATTACATAGAAAAGAACGATTACCCGGCAAGAGGAGGGGAATAA
- a CDS encoding SDR family oxidoreductase encodes MQKPNKRLEQQTCIITGSSGGIGAAVAKALGTEGANIVVNYRSSKEAAEEVAHWVNSHQSCGEAIVLKCDVSKEEDVKALFKQTISHFGTVDVCVANAGLQIDHPLHEMPLEAWKKVLDVNLTGQFLCAKEAINEFLRRGMREEVSRSLGKIIHMSSVHEEIPWAGHANYAASKGGLLMLMESICQAYAPHKIRCNSIAPGAIKTDINKDVWSTEQGKEDMLKLIPYKRIGVPEDIGSVASWLASDESEYINGTTIFVDGGMTCYPGFTTNG; translated from the coding sequence ATGCAAAAACCCAATAAAAGACTCGAACAACAAACCTGTATTATCACCGGATCAAGTGGTGGTATAGGTGCCGCCGTGGCCAAGGCCTTAGGGACCGAAGGCGCCAATATTGTAGTCAATTACCGCAGTTCAAAGGAAGCTGCGGAGGAAGTGGCCCACTGGGTCAATTCCCACCAAAGCTGTGGCGAGGCGATCGTTCTAAAGTGCGACGTAAGTAAGGAGGAAGACGTAAAAGCATTGTTCAAGCAAACGATTTCCCATTTCGGTACGGTCGATGTATGTGTAGCCAATGCCGGCCTACAAATAGACCACCCCCTACACGAGATGCCCTTGGAGGCTTGGAAAAAGGTCTTGGACGTCAACCTCACCGGACAGTTTCTGTGTGCCAAGGAAGCCATTAACGAATTCCTGAGAAGGGGCATGCGCGAGGAGGTATCGCGTTCCTTGGGAAAAATCATCCATATGAGCTCGGTACATGAAGAGATTCCCTGGGCCGGCCATGCCAATTATGCCGCGTCAAAAGGGGGACTCCTTATGTTGATGGAAAGCATATGCCAAGCCTACGCCCCACATAAAATCCGGTGCAACAGTATTGCTCCCGGAGCCATAAAGACCGATATCAACAAGGATGTATGGAGCACGGAACAAGGAAAGGAAGACATGCTAAAATTAATACCCTATAAACGTATTGGCGTACCCGAAGACATCGGCAGCGTGGCCAGTTGGTTGGCTTCCGACGAATCGGAATACATCAATGGTACCACTATTTTCGTCGATGGCGGAATGACCTGCTACCCGGGCTTTACCACGAACGGATAA
- a CDS encoding alpha/beta fold hydrolase: MKIYTGLKYEKIGRGKKTIVFVHYFGGDAGSWRWLAKRLRKRYTCILLNLPGFGGTKPLSEPSIYGMAEYINLCLDELKLKDYILCGHSMGAKLILYAAQIKKGNLPEKLLLIAPSPPTVEDMADDERQRMLRHPNREEAAKTVLGATKKKMGKKRSLYAVNSQLRIDEATWQWWLKVGMKNNIAERIKRLDMPTTVIFSKDDPVIATEAIYNEVLPYLCQPSTVTLSRVGHLIPMEMPRKLAHIIKKWDR, encoded by the coding sequence ATGAAGATATATACAGGTTTGAAATACGAGAAAATAGGAAGGGGAAAAAAGACCATCGTCTTTGTGCATTATTTTGGGGGCGATGCCGGAAGCTGGCGTTGGCTGGCGAAGCGCTTACGCAAACGCTACACCTGTATCTTGCTGAATCTGCCCGGTTTTGGGGGGACGAAACCCCTATCGGAACCCTCGATTTACGGTATGGCGGAGTATATCAATCTGTGTCTGGACGAATTAAAACTTAAGGACTATATCCTCTGTGGACATTCCATGGGCGCTAAATTGATCCTCTACGCCGCACAGATCAAAAAAGGGAATCTACCCGAAAAGTTATTGCTTATTGCACCTTCGCCACCTACCGTGGAAGACATGGCCGACGATGAACGTCAACGTATGCTCAGACATCCCAATAGGGAAGAGGCGGCAAAGACCGTACTGGGCGCCACCAAAAAGAAAATGGGGAAGAAGAGAAGCTTGTACGCGGTCAATTCCCAATTGCGTATCGATGAGGCCACATGGCAATGGTGGTTGAAGGTGGGAATGAAAAACAATATTGCCGAACGTATTAAGCGACTCGATATGCCTACAACGGTCATCTTTTCGAAAGATGACCCCGTAATCGCTACTGAGGCCATCTACAACGAGGTCCTTCCCTATTTGTGCCAACCGTCTACCGTAACCTTGAGCAGGGTGGGGCACTTGATCCCAATGGAAATGCCGCGAAAATTGGCCCACATCATTAAAAAGTGGGACCGGTAG
- a CDS encoding exopolysaccharide biosynthesis polyprenyl glycosylphosphotransferase, whose product MINAKNSDLILPISVTAHLCIINGLLFLLTPDTYTHVYYILHYNISWLLITYGLGYYVRVRKERFMTNIHKMVQLYLIYGLAYFALFGITGRIYESLEHQLFVYLTICIALTLYRALFFWVRRKYRLWGGNSVKVVVIGRDKNLKKIRKVFDEPELGYRYMGYFDDKKSKSKTYLGPVIDCFLYILENDIDEIYCVASKFNNKELRNLIDFADNNLIRIKIIPDNKEVYSRGMSIELYDTIPVLNLRKVPLDTEFARISKRSFDILFSSLVILTVLSWLVPIMYVLIKLESPGDLYFKQKRHGLKRKTFWCYKFRSMRPSKDADSKMATKGDMRVTRIGKFIRKTSIDELPQFFNVFLGDMSVVGPRPHMELHTWDYEVSVDKYLVRHFVKPGITGLAQVKGYRGEIAEKKDILNRTKLDIFYVEKWSLLLDLQIIVQTVVNAVRGEEKAY is encoded by the coding sequence ATGATAAATGCAAAGAATTCAGACTTAATTTTACCCATATCCGTAACGGCACATTTGTGTATCATAAACGGGCTCTTGTTTTTACTTACCCCCGACACCTACACCCATGTCTATTACATTTTACACTACAACATATCGTGGCTGCTCATCACCTATGGTTTAGGGTACTACGTAAGGGTGCGTAAAGAGCGCTTTATGACCAACATACATAAGATGGTCCAGCTCTATCTTATCTATGGCCTGGCCTATTTTGCCCTTTTTGGCATTACCGGACGCATTTATGAATCGTTGGAGCACCAGCTCTTTGTCTATTTGACCATATGCATTGCCCTGACCCTGTACAGGGCCCTATTTTTCTGGGTTCGCCGCAAATACCGTCTATGGGGCGGCAACTCCGTAAAAGTGGTAGTCATTGGCCGTGACAAAAACCTAAAAAAAATACGAAAGGTATTTGACGAGCCCGAATTGGGCTACCGTTACATGGGTTACTTTGACGATAAAAAATCAAAAAGCAAGACCTATCTGGGGCCGGTCATCGACTGCTTCCTTTATATCTTGGAGAACGACATTGATGAAATCTACTGCGTTGCCTCAAAGTTCAACAACAAAGAGCTGCGCAACCTGATCGATTTTGCCGACAACAACCTGATCCGTATAAAGATCATTCCGGATAACAAGGAAGTATATTCCCGAGGCATGTCGATTGAACTATATGATACGATTCCTGTCCTCAACCTGAGAAAAGTACCCTTGGATACCGAATTTGCACGTATCTCCAAACGCAGCTTCGACATTCTTTTCTCTTCCCTTGTGATTCTTACCGTACTCTCTTGGCTCGTGCCCATTATGTACGTATTGATCAAATTGGAATCACCGGGCGACCTTTATTTTAAACAAAAACGGCACGGTCTAAAGCGTAAGACCTTTTGGTGTTATAAGTTCCGATCCATGCGCCCCTCAAAGGATGCCGACTCAAAAATGGCCACCAAGGGCGATATGCGCGTGACCCGTATAGGCAAGTTTATCAGAAAAACGAGCATAGACGAACTACCCCAGTTCTTCAATGTGTTTTTGGGCGATATGAGTGTGGTAGGCCCCAGACCGCATATGGAGTTGCATACGTGGGACTATGAAGTGTCGGTAGACAAGTATTTGGTACGCCACTTTGTAAAGCCCGGCATTACCGGCCTTGCCCAGGTAAAAGGATATCGGGGCGAAATTGCGGAAAAGAAAGATATTCTCAACCGCACCAAACTCGATATTTTTTATGTGGAAAAGTGGAGCCTGTTGTTGGATTTACAGATCATAGTACAAACCGTAGTCAATGCCGTACGCGGGGAAGAAAAGGCCTATTAG
- a CDS encoding GumC family protein translates to MEQTNINKLLSKYFKHWPLFAIGTVTCLAAVFLYIRYWADTEYEVVSTILVKNKDIGQGTAKAESIKDLGLIKNYTDVEDEIGILRSTGLMEKVIADRSLNINYFIEGKVRDVEVYGKSVPIEILVDETATDLIYNLPIHIKFLNDTEFELETTVNDQSYKTQHTFGDLVTAPFGTFTVTAKENHEYIDNGKPLYFVIRDTDIIIDAFLKNLNVEQINKASNLLGIRFVSGNKEKGEAVVAGLIETYVDEMIKYENELAENTIKMIDNRLKLLSGEIEGVEKTVEEFKTKNDPSSVANNTQIYIAQANDYKKLITDYQTEINVINAIETYLLQGNSDVPIPAALSANDPSLTSMIEQYNATLLEKGQMSQSASSANPIIVNLDRTLNDLGKAILENARSAKNRLMIAQRNLQSNANKYQAQIAKIPSMERQLVDISRDKSTKESLYLYLLQKREEEVLSLAAPVSSTRIVSLPRANRYPVSPNKTALYLGGLLLGLFLPFSTVYAKELLNNKITSIEDLSNLISAPILGEIAKSKDGELISTEGNSRTPAAELFRLLCFNLEYLKKTDTNQTLLVTSTIQGEGKTYIASNLAITMASNGEKVVVLSFDLRMPRLMKSFDLSDTPGLTDFIIQKDLHSSDIIQKHPSIDNLYLIGSGMEINQVGRLMLSERIEVLMDSLKKDYDRIIIDTPPIGLISDAFALNAYIDGTIYVTRKNLTKNEHSKTIESIHKNGKLRNTMVLLNDTEAAQSYGYGVKTTI, encoded by the coding sequence ATGGAACAGACAAACATTAACAAACTACTCTCAAAATACTTTAAACATTGGCCTCTTTTTGCCATTGGGACTGTTACCTGTTTAGCAGCCGTATTTCTTTACATACGCTATTGGGCAGATACGGAATATGAGGTGGTAAGTACAATTTTGGTAAAAAACAAGGACATTGGCCAAGGAACCGCTAAAGCAGAGAGCATAAAAGATTTAGGCCTCATCAAAAATTACACTGATGTCGAAGATGAAATTGGCATTTTGCGTAGTACTGGTTTAATGGAAAAGGTTATTGCTGATCGATCCCTAAACATCAACTATTTTATTGAAGGAAAAGTTCGCGACGTCGAGGTCTACGGTAAAAGCGTCCCAATTGAAATATTGGTAGACGAAACGGCTACCGACCTGATATACAATCTCCCTATCCATATAAAGTTCTTAAACGATACCGAATTCGAGTTGGAAACCACCGTAAATGACCAAAGTTACAAGACACAACACACTTTTGGCGACTTAGTAACTGCACCCTTCGGTACGTTTACCGTTACAGCAAAAGAAAACCACGAATACATTGACAACGGAAAACCCTTATATTTTGTCATACGCGATACGGATATTATAATCGACGCTTTTCTTAAAAACCTAAATGTTGAACAAATTAACAAAGCGAGTAATCTTCTAGGAATTCGGTTTGTAAGTGGAAACAAAGAAAAAGGGGAAGCCGTGGTTGCCGGCCTAATAGAAACCTACGTAGACGAAATGATCAAGTACGAAAACGAATTGGCGGAAAATACGATCAAAATGATCGACAACCGCTTAAAATTACTTTCGGGTGAAATTGAGGGCGTAGAAAAAACCGTGGAAGAGTTTAAAACAAAAAATGATCCAAGTAGCGTAGCCAACAATACACAGATTTACATTGCCCAAGCTAACGATTACAAAAAGTTAATTACTGATTACCAAACTGAAATAAATGTTATTAATGCCATAGAAACCTATTTACTACAAGGTAACTCAGATGTACCCATTCCTGCAGCCTTGAGTGCCAACGATCCCTCCTTGACCAGTATGATCGAACAGTACAATGCAACCCTGTTAGAAAAAGGACAAATGTCTCAGTCTGCTTCGAGCGCCAACCCCATAATCGTCAACTTAGACCGAACTTTAAACGATTTAGGGAAGGCCATTTTAGAGAACGCCCGTAGTGCCAAAAACCGTTTGATGATTGCCCAGCGCAATTTGCAATCAAATGCCAACAAATACCAGGCCCAGATTGCCAAGATTCCCTCAATGGAACGCCAATTGGTAGACATCAGCCGTGATAAGAGCACAAAAGAAAGCCTCTATCTATACTTGCTACAAAAGCGCGAAGAAGAAGTACTTTCTTTAGCGGCCCCAGTTTCTTCAACAAGAATAGTAAGCTTACCTAGAGCAAATCGCTACCCTGTAAGCCCCAACAAAACGGCGCTTTACTTAGGAGGGTTACTCCTAGGGCTATTTCTACCTTTCTCAACGGTTTATGCCAAAGAGCTCCTAAATAACAAAATCACCTCAATAGAAGATCTTTCGAATTTAATTTCAGCACCAATTCTGGGAGAAATAGCTAAAAGTAAAGATGGAGAATTAATATCAACAGAAGGCAATAGTCGCACACCAGCTGCTGAATTGTTCCGTTTACTTTGCTTTAACTTGGAATATTTAAAAAAAACGGATACGAATCAGACTTTATTGGTAACCTCAACTATCCAAGGTGAGGGCAAAACCTACATCGCTTCAAATCTCGCCATAACCATGGCTTCAAACGGCGAAAAAGTGGTGGTACTATCGTTTGATTTAAGAATGCCTCGACTAATGAAAAGTTTTGACCTATCCGATACGCCAGGGTTAACCGATTTTATAATCCAGAAGGACCTCCATAGTTCCGACATCATTCAAAAACACCCCTCCATAGACAATCTCTACCTGATAGGCTCAGGAATGGAAATCAACCAAGTAGGCCGTTTAATGTTGAGCGAGCGAATTGAAGTTTTAATGGACAGCTTAAAAAAGGACTACGACCGCATCATTATCGACACTCCTCCGATTGGACTTATTTCAGATGCTTTCGCACTAAACGCATACATAGATGGCACAATTTACGTGACCCGAAAAAATTTGACTAAAAATGAACATTCCAAGACCATAGAATCAATTCATAAGAACGGAAAATTAAGAAATACCATGGTCTTATTAAATGATACCGAAGCTGCCCAAAGTTATGGCTACGGAGTTAAGACCACTATTTAA
- a CDS encoding lipopolysaccharide biosynthesis protein, protein MSLKKRVLSNGLASVFQKGIRVLEQLFLVPFFISAWGAAYYGEWLTLTIIPSIIAFSNLGFGSAAANSFVLSYAAGRKQEAANISKTGIYIITIMVFVAMMISSIAIFTLDHFHVFDKSLIDSQEAILAVSILIFAQLLNFYLQLIEAYYRAAEKAALSINLITSKAAANLGAGLLVLLLGYGIVEFAISQLLVMLVFMALYWIKGRQVIGLFKIHRGQRDNTILKAITTKGLSYLMLPLWQIIYFQGTTFVVRIVLGPEAVAIFNTVRTLSRSFNQVLYMVEPTVFPELINQIGRGDWKTAQKIFRLAILGVFALSAVGFVFLAVFGLWFYGIWTNHELEVPQAMWYLFISGMLLNALWYTTEMVFRAVNEPKKMGLYGVIAAALSVLLTYLLSHQMGLIGAAIGAVSLDLILVFLVMPEGCKIMRMSLKGLLVDGFNDFKSLKKLHFNRP, encoded by the coding sequence ATGTCATTAAAGAAAAGAGTACTAAGTAATGGATTGGCATCCGTTTTCCAAAAAGGGATTCGGGTGCTGGAACAATTGTTTCTGGTTCCTTTTTTTATATCGGCTTGGGGAGCCGCCTATTATGGGGAATGGTTAACGCTGACCATTATCCCAAGTATTATTGCCTTCTCCAACCTAGGGTTTGGTTCCGCAGCAGCCAATAGCTTTGTCTTAAGCTATGCCGCCGGTCGCAAACAAGAAGCGGCCAACATTAGTAAAACCGGGATATACATTATTACCATCATGGTATTTGTAGCCATGATGATAAGTAGCATTGCTATTTTTACACTAGACCACTTTCATGTTTTTGACAAATCCCTTATCGATAGCCAAGAAGCCATCTTAGCGGTCTCTATTCTAATTTTCGCCCAATTATTGAACTTCTACCTTCAATTGATTGAAGCCTACTACAGAGCTGCCGAAAAAGCTGCCCTGAGCATCAATCTGATCACCTCCAAAGCCGCCGCTAATTTAGGTGCGGGATTATTGGTCCTACTCCTCGGGTATGGCATTGTAGAATTTGCCATCTCACAACTTCTGGTCATGTTGGTATTTATGGCCTTATACTGGATAAAAGGCCGTCAGGTCATCGGATTGTTTAAGATACATCGAGGCCAAAGAGACAACACCATTCTAAAAGCCATCACCACCAAAGGCTTGAGTTATTTGATGTTACCCCTGTGGCAGATCATCTATTTTCAAGGCACCACCTTTGTGGTACGTATTGTTTTAGGGCCAGAAGCCGTTGCCATTTTTAACACGGTACGCACCTTGAGTCGTTCATTTAACCAGGTCCTATATATGGTCGAGCCCACTGTTTTCCCTGAGCTGATCAATCAAATTGGAAGAGGGGACTGGAAGACCGCCCAAAAGATTTTTAGATTAGCGATACTGGGCGTATTTGCCTTATCGGCCGTTGGCTTTGTTTTCTTGGCCGTGTTCGGCCTTTGGTTTTATGGCATATGGACCAACCATGAGCTTGAAGTCCCCCAAGCCATGTGGTATCTCTTTATTTCAGGCATGTTACTCAATGCCCTATGGTATACTACCGAAATGGTATTCCGTGCCGTAAACGAACCTAAGAAAATGGGTTTGTACGGAGTAATTGCAGCGGCCCTATCGGTTCTGCTGACCTATTTATTATCACATCAAATGGGCCTCATAGGCGCGGCAATAGGTGCCGTATCCCTCGATTTAATACTAGTCTTTCTGGTTATGCCGGAGGGATGTAAAATAATGCGGATGTCTCTTAAAGGACTTTTAGTGGATGGTTTTAATGATTTTAAATCTCTTAAAAAACTACATTTTAATCGACCGTGA
- a CDS encoding acyltransferase family protein: protein MDKIQKSMLSNKKREFGRLKILDSIRGMAALLVLYHHIFKLNKEILKSHTSTLTFDVMDFISELNLEAVLLFFIISGFSIALSIAKRPLTNGNTLNSYLYRRFKRILPIYWLAILLAFITGTVLGILHLNDFSFHNLLGNLLFVQTSASIPESWAVPYGLNGPLWSLAFEMFFYILFPLVYFLNQKWFIKISLHTKYVCLVALVLLGIVVNKKIIFIPYFLFLGGFITWIQGYISAQYYVYWKKRNFFFLANLLIGIAVTIGSSQIPSETVKVIGKGMLLNGLFYFSMIILDQYNTTKIKNFINRLFFKIGEGSYAIYALHYPILIYFQKLGISLKYQLLVIPPFIVCCYLLEKKSLLWKLKFLELDYLKPIYLFNKVVLNKK, encoded by the coding sequence ATGGATAAGATTCAAAAGTCTATGCTAAGTAATAAAAAAAGAGAATTTGGAAGGTTAAAAATCTTAGATAGTATTCGTGGAATGGCGGCTCTATTAGTACTATATCATCATATTTTCAAATTAAACAAAGAAATATTGAAAAGCCATACAAGCACATTAACATTTGACGTAATGGACTTTATTTCTGAGTTGAACCTTGAAGCCGTATTACTATTTTTTATAATTTCAGGTTTTTCTATCGCATTAAGCATAGCAAAAAGGCCTTTAACGAATGGGAATACCTTAAACTCATATCTCTACAGAAGGTTTAAAAGGATTTTACCCATTTATTGGTTAGCTATATTATTGGCTTTTATAACTGGCACTGTGCTAGGCATATTACATTTGAATGATTTCAGTTTTCACAATCTCTTAGGAAATTTACTATTTGTTCAGACCAGTGCATCAATACCTGAATCATGGGCTGTCCCCTATGGCTTAAATGGGCCTTTGTGGTCATTGGCATTTGAAATGTTTTTTTATATATTATTCCCACTAGTCTATTTCCTAAATCAAAAATGGTTCATAAAAATTAGCTTGCATACTAAATATGTCTGTTTAGTAGCATTAGTCTTACTCGGTATAGTAGTAAATAAAAAAATAATTTTTATTCCTTACTTCTTATTTTTAGGTGGATTTATTACATGGATACAAGGTTACATATCTGCCCAGTACTATGTTTATTGGAAAAAAAGAAACTTCTTTTTTCTAGCTAACCTACTGATTGGTATAGCAGTAACTATAGGCAGCTCTCAAATACCCTCGGAAACCGTAAAAGTTATTGGAAAAGGAATGCTTTTAAACGGCCTATTTTACTTTTCGATGATTATTCTGGATCAGTATAATACGACTAAAATTAAAAACTTTATAAATAGGTTATTCTTCAAAATTGGTGAAGGGAGTTATGCCATTTATGCTTTACACTATCCTATTTTGATATACTTTCAGAAACTAGGCATAAGTCTTAAGTATCAATTATTAGTTATCCCTCCTTTTATTGTTTGTTGTTACTTACTGGAAAAGAAGTCTTTACTATGGAAATTAAAATTTCTAGAGTTAGATTATCTAAAACCAATTTATTTATTTAATAAAGTCGTTTTGAATAAAAAATGA
- a CDS encoding acyltransferase family protein, translated as MRKRFEWIDNIRGVMIILVALGHIITDGSIDNTFNSIMRMPTFFMISGYLFKFKPRKSYFKHKVMHLLVPYLVYLIPVLAIQMFFEEKGVIEYIARLLLGGPYLYAWTGVFWFITCLFFTQQIFNLFSNWKIKNITILMIIFLLFSYVNDIFFPSINIPLSINLCLYSCPLFFMGFLFKKIIEETSVSIVFPISILFLIFLTSTFYFNNLYINMKIADYGVPFLSFILSVISAFCCILIFKPFKNFHLFSFFGRASMVIMYLHLPFNYFILYIEPNLNPWLILSISVLTPTLLYYVFKKNPISRKYLLGE; from the coding sequence ATGAGAAAGCGTTTTGAATGGATAGACAATATAAGAGGCGTAATGATAATTTTGGTTGCACTTGGGCATATCATCACGGATGGAAGTATTGATAACACCTTTAATTCTATAATGCGAATGCCTACCTTCTTTATGATTAGCGGATATTTATTCAAGTTCAAACCGCGTAAGTCCTATTTCAAACATAAGGTAATGCATCTTTTAGTTCCTTATTTAGTTTACCTTATTCCTGTTTTAGCAATTCAAATGTTTTTTGAAGAGAAAGGGGTTATTGAATATATCGCCAGACTGCTCCTAGGAGGCCCATATTTGTATGCATGGACCGGAGTCTTTTGGTTCATAACATGCCTTTTTTTTACCCAACAAATTTTCAATCTATTTTCGAATTGGAAAATAAAGAATATAACAATTCTAATGATTATTTTTTTACTTTTCTCTTATGTTAATGATATTTTTTTTCCTTCAATAAATATACCTTTAAGCATTAATCTTTGTTTATATTCATGCCCTCTATTTTTTATGGGGTTTCTATTTAAAAAAATAATTGAAGAAACATCGGTATCAATTGTTTTTCCTATTTCTATCCTGTTCCTAATTTTTTTAACAAGTACATTCTACTTTAATAATCTATACATAAACATGAAAATTGCTGATTATGGCGTACCTTTTCTCAGTTTTATCCTTAGTGTTATTTCCGCTTTTTGTTGCATTCTAATATTTAAACCTTTTAAAAATTTTCATTTATTTAGTTTTTTTGGCAGAGCGTCAATGGTCATTATGTATTTGCATTTACCCTTCAATTATTTTATTCTCTATATAGAACCTAACCTTAACCCTTGGCTTATTCTATCCATTTCAGTTTTAACTCCAACTTTACTTTATTATGTTTTTAAGAAAAATCCCATATCCCGGAAATATTTACTTGGAGAATAG
- a CDS encoding SDR family NAD(P)-dependent oxidoreductase: MDLNIKGKTALVTGGDSGLGIETAKFLAREGVNVVLSDKANGKELRDAVKQVEKDAQDGAKVMGIAADISKNQEVLDLAKKIEAEFGGAHIIFHSAGARGAAGDFLELTDDDWMKTIDIDLMGAVRVARAFIPQMQKLKWGRMVLVASENAFQPYEEESPYNACKAGIINLSKCLSRAYSKENLLFNCISPAYIETPMTDAMMETLAKEKDISVEEAVEWFAKNKRPHIAMERRGKPEEVAAVVAFLCSEHASFVNGSNVRIDGGAVESAFG, translated from the coding sequence ATGGATTTAAATATAAAAGGAAAAACGGCCCTCGTAACCGGAGGGGATTCAGGACTAGGCATTGAAACCGCCAAGTTTTTAGCCAGGGAAGGCGTCAACGTAGTCTTATCGGACAAAGCCAATGGCAAAGAACTGAGGGACGCGGTCAAACAGGTAGAGAAAGACGCCCAAGACGGTGCCAAGGTAATGGGTATTGCCGCTGACATTTCAAAGAACCAAGAAGTACTGGACCTCGCCAAGAAAATCGAAGCCGAATTTGGCGGTGCGCACATCATTTTCCATTCGGCGGGAGCCCGTGGTGCCGCAGGCGATTTTCTAGAACTGACCGATGACGATTGGATGAAGACCATTGACATCGACCTTATGGGAGCCGTACGGGTAGCCCGGGCCTTTATTCCCCAAATGCAAAAACTGAAATGGGGCCGTATGGTGCTGGTGGCCAGTGAAAATGCCTTCCAACCCTACGAAGAAGAGAGTCCGTACAACGCGTGTAAAGCCGGTATCATCAACCTGTCTAAATGCCTATCGCGGGCCTACTCCAAAGAAAACCTTCTTTTCAACTGTATTTCCCCTGCCTATATAGAAACCCCGATGACCGACGCCATGATGGAAACCTTGGCCAAGGAAAAGGACATTTCGGTAGAGGAAGCCGTGGAATGGTTTGCAAAAAACAAACGCCCCCATATTGCCATGGAACGAAGGGGCAAGCCCGAAGAGGTAGCCGCCGTTGTGGCCTTTTTGTGTTCGGAACACGCCAGTTTCGTTAACGGAAGTAATGTCCGTATCGATGGGGGTGCCGTAGAATCCGCTTTTGGTTGA